In the genome of Bacillus solimangrovi, one region contains:
- a CDS encoding MinD/ParA family protein, which yields MRDQAESLRIKLKKQQNQSDEAKAIAVVSGKGGVGKSNFSLNFALSLSNNGSKVLLFDMDIGMGNIDILMGVSAKYSILDLFEHNMVIRDIIESGPGNLSYIAGATGMTTIFKMEQASFNKFMEQLQTIFEEYDYIIFDMGAGMTEESMRFILSVQETIVVTTPEPTSLTDAYAMIKYIHNQRDDLPFYVLVNRTFDERQAVKTYNRLQKVAKHFLERDIQFLGSIPDDRSVMKAVANQTPFLLHNERSSASKAIMEIIKRYENHHFNLEDTSKLSFVSKLKRFFIER from the coding sequence ATGAGGGATCAAGCTGAAAGTTTAAGGATTAAATTAAAAAAACAACAAAATCAATCGGATGAAGCGAAAGCAATTGCTGTTGTAAGTGGTAAAGGTGGGGTTGGAAAATCAAACTTTTCGTTAAATTTTGCTCTCTCTTTATCTAATAATGGTTCAAAAGTGTTATTATTTGATATGGATATTGGAATGGGAAATATTGATATTTTAATGGGTGTTAGTGCCAAATATAGTATCCTTGATTTATTTGAGCATAATATGGTAATTCGTGATATTATTGAATCGGGACCAGGGAACCTCTCTTATATCGCTGGTGCAACGGGAATGACGACCATTTTTAAAATGGAACAAGCATCGTTTAATAAGTTTATGGAACAATTACAAACAATATTTGAAGAATACGATTATATCATTTTTGATATGGGTGCAGGTATGACTGAGGAGAGCATGAGGTTTATCCTCTCAGTTCAAGAAACAATTGTCGTAACAACACCTGAACCTACATCTCTAACAGATGCCTATGCAATGATAAAGTATATACACAATCAAAGGGATGATTTACCATTTTATGTATTAGTAAATCGTACATTTGATGAAAGGCAAGCAGTAAAAACATACAATCGTTTACAAAAAGTAGCGAAACATTTCTTAGAACGAGATATACAGTTTCTTGGTAGTATACCTGATGACCGTTCAGTGATGAAGGCTGTTGCAAATCAAACACCATTTCTTTTGCATAATGAACGTTCATCTGCAAGCAAGGCTATTATGGAGATTATTAAACGATACGAAAATCACCATTTTAATCTAGAAGACACTTCTAAATTAAGTTTTGTATCAAAGTTGAAGCGATTTTTCATAGAAAGGTAG
- a CDS encoding protein-glutamate methylesterase/protein-glutamine glutaminase, translating into MSMTRQVSVLIVDDSAFMRKLITDLLSESTRIKVIGTARNGREAVKKVIEFKPDVVTMDVEMPIMNGLDALQEMMKRAPVPVVMLSSTTQENAANTMIAMQNGAVDFIAKPSGAISLDLHKVKEELIYKVITASKANILGVHKNPSQENITPITLKDSIRHPMKYKQKIICIGTSTGGPRALQNVLTKLPSSIDAPILIVQHMPAGFTKSLADRLDSLSQISVKEAVDGDIIKKGTAYIAPGGYHLKLKLIGTSLVVQLNDDPPKNGHRPSVDVMYESVSYLQNYFKLAVIMTGMGTDGAKGLHKLVDTGSVKAIAESKESSVVYGMPKAAVDTGLIDEVAHVDNIANLIIKHIGA; encoded by the coding sequence ATGTCGATGACTAGACAGGTTTCTGTATTAATCGTAGATGATTCAGCGTTTATGCGTAAATTAATAACAGACTTGTTATCTGAATCTACCCGTATAAAAGTTATCGGCACTGCAAGAAATGGACGAGAAGCAGTAAAGAAAGTAATTGAGTTTAAGCCTGATGTAGTTACAATGGATGTAGAAATGCCCATAATGAATGGGCTTGATGCATTACAAGAAATGATGAAACGAGCTCCAGTTCCTGTTGTGATGCTTTCGAGTACGACACAAGAGAACGCAGCTAATACAATGATAGCGATGCAAAATGGAGCAGTTGATTTTATTGCTAAACCTTCTGGGGCAATATCACTTGATCTTCATAAGGTGAAAGAAGAATTAATATATAAAGTAATTACAGCTAGTAAGGCAAACATTCTCGGAGTGCACAAGAACCCATCACAAGAGAATATAACTCCTATTACATTGAAGGATAGTATAAGACACCCAATGAAGTACAAACAGAAAATTATTTGTATAGGTACTTCTACAGGGGGGCCGCGAGCATTACAAAATGTATTAACTAAGCTTCCTTCATCAATTGATGCACCGATTTTGATCGTTCAACATATGCCTGCTGGTTTTACGAAATCACTTGCTGACAGATTAGATTCATTAAGTCAGATTTCCGTGAAGGAAGCTGTAGATGGGGATATTATAAAAAAAGGGACTGCATACATCGCACCTGGTGGATATCATTTGAAACTTAAGCTAATTGGAACCTCACTAGTTGTCCAATTAAATGACGATCCACCTAAAAATGGTCATCGTCCTTCCGTTGATGTTATGTATGAATCAGTTAGTTACTTGCAAAATTATTTCAAACTTGCTGTTATTATGACAGGAATGGGAACAGATGGTGCAAAAGGATTACATAAATTGGTTGATACGGGCAGTGTAAAGGCTATTGCTGAGTCAAAGGAGTCTTCAGTAGTGTATGGGATGCCAAAAGCAGCTGTTGATACTGGCCTAATAGATGAAGTGGCACATGTGGATAACATTGCAAATTTAATTATTAAACATATCGGTGCATAA